Proteins encoded by one window of Mariniplasma anaerobium:
- a CDS encoding MATE family efflux transporter — MTTKQKNKHFYSALVKIAVPIFFTQLLGSLLGIIDTFMVTELGDDALTAVGIGSQFLFLLTIIQFGLFSGFGIFIAQYYGSKAYDNISKVFIMMLSSGLLIAIIFLGLTQLFPAQIIRLFNLNESPNQNVITLGAQYLSFIGFSFITSTIAFAISMLARNVQKVLMPSIFQAIGVLINTGLNYVLIGGRFGFPELGVRGAAIATLISSSVVAMLMISYLFLSKESALKIHFSSIKRITFGFARKLFKTALPVLLNESFWGLGMTVYLVAYGLIGDKAVGSIYLSNQINSLFWVATISVANASAVMLGNKLGENELEVAREWEKRFRKLGIVFGFGLGIILFTLSPLIVPLFGELSVEVKDMVIIILRIYAIYAPIKFLNAIIIVGSLRSGGDTKYALFSEVFALWGVGVPLAFILSYFSSLPLYIIIVFVNFEEIIKLFLVYRRSASGKWINNLTIEPALK; from the coding sequence CTTTAACAGCTGTTGGTATTGGGAGTCAATTTTTATTTTTATTAACTATTATACAATTTGGACTCTTTTCAGGATTTGGCATATTTATAGCTCAGTATTATGGATCAAAGGCATATGATAATATATCAAAAGTATTTATCATGATGCTTTCATCTGGATTATTGATTGCGATTATATTTTTAGGCCTTACGCAATTGTTTCCTGCTCAAATTATTAGATTATTTAACTTAAATGAATCCCCGAATCAAAATGTTATAACCTTAGGGGCACAGTATTTAAGTTTTATTGGATTTAGTTTTATTACATCTACGATTGCGTTTGCGATTAGTATGCTTGCAAGAAATGTTCAAAAAGTATTAATGCCGTCTATTTTTCAAGCTATTGGTGTATTGATTAATACAGGATTGAATTATGTTCTAATTGGTGGTCGATTTGGATTTCCTGAATTAGGTGTTAGAGGAGCTGCAATTGCAACTTTAATATCTTCATCAGTTGTAGCAATGCTTATGATTTCTTATTTATTCTTAAGTAAAGAAAGTGCATTGAAAATTCATTTTTCTTCAATTAAGCGTATTACATTTGGTTTTGCTCGTAAATTATTTAAAACAGCCCTACCAGTTTTACTCAACGAAAGTTTTTGGGGACTTGGCATGACAGTATATCTAGTAGCTTATGGTCTTATAGGAGATAAAGCAGTAGGCAGTATATATTTATCGAATCAAATTAATTCACTGTTTTGGGTCGCTACAATTTCAGTAGCTAATGCATCTGCAGTGATGCTTGGTAACAAGCTTGGAGAAAACGAGTTAGAAGTAGCAAGAGAATGGGAAAAAAGATTTAGGAAATTAGGGATCGTTTTTGGATTTGGTTTAGGTATTATATTATTCACATTATCTCCGCTTATCGTTCCACTCTTTGGAGAACTAAGTGTTGAAGTTAAAGATATGGTTATTATAATCTTAAGAATTTATGCTATATACGCACCTATTAAGTTTTTAAATGCAATCATTATTGTAGGTAGTTTAAGATCAGGTGGCGATACAAAATATGCATTATTCTCAGAAGTCTTTGCTTTATGGGGTGTTGGTGTACCTTTGGCTTTCATTCTATCGTATTTTTCTAGCTTACCATTATACATAATTATTGTATTTGTTAACTTTGAAGAAATTATTAAATTGTTCTTAGTCTATAGAAGAAGTGCATCCGGAAAATGGATTAATAATTTAACGATTGAACCAGCATTAAAATAA
- a CDS encoding cyclodeaminase/cyclohydrolase family protein: protein MKLIDLKTIDFINQVDSNSPAPGGGSVSALISSLGVSLARMVGHLTIPKKKYEKLDKEIKADFENHLSHLNIIKDELVLLIDKDTEAFNDIMSAYKISKETPEKRNKAIEEATLKAIEVPYRVSIISLKALELLPFILTYGNKQTISDLGVATLALASGIEGALLNVLVNLPGISDEEIKSFYMKEYKHIINKTYLIKDSMLKDIYKELLI, encoded by the coding sequence ATGAAACTTATTGATTTAAAAACTATTGATTTTATCAATCAAGTAGATTCAAATTCACCTGCTCCAGGTGGAGGTAGTGTCTCAGCTTTGATTTCTAGTCTCGGTGTTTCTTTAGCAAGAATGGTTGGTCATCTAACTATACCTAAAAAGAAATATGAAAAACTAGACAAAGAAATAAAAGCAGATTTTGAAAATCATTTATCTCATCTAAATATTATTAAAGATGAACTTGTTCTATTAATAGACAAAGATACAGAAGCTTTTAATGATATCATGTCTGCCTACAAGATATCAAAAGAAACTCCTGAAAAAAGAAACAAAGCTATCGAAGAAGCAACTTTAAAAGCTATTGAAGTTCCTTATAGAGTTTCTATAATTTCTTTAAAAGCATTAGAACTTCTTCCGTTTATTCTAACCTATGGAAATAAACAAACGATATCCGATTTAGGTGTAGCAACACTTGCGCTAGCTTCTGGTATTGAAGGTGCATTACTAAATGTATTAGTTAATCTACCTGGTATCTCTGATGAAGAAATCAAATCTTTTTATATGAAAGAATACAAACACATTATCAATAAAACATATCTTATAAAAGATAGTATGTTGAAAGACATATATAAAGAACTTTTAATTTAA
- the hutI gene encoding imidazolonepropionase, translating into MGRINMISNAFVAVKDGKILDVNSGDFKNYINFSTKLIDANHKICLPGFIDSHTHLVHAGSREDEFEKLKKGVPYLEILKNGGGILGTVDKTRHATFEQLFDQAYKSLDTMLTFGVTTIEGKSGYGLCLETELKQLKVMYELNRKHPIDIISTYMGAHAVPREYEHNKKSYIEKMKEDLVYIKSSNLTNYVDVFCETGVFDIEESKDILKSALDLGFKIKLHADEIDPLGGAGLGVELGATSVDHLMAISPKDIKVLAQSNTIANILPGTSFYLNKPFANARAMIDQGCALSISSDYNPGSCPTENFQLICQLSANHLKMSPEEILNAVTVNAAYHLGLSENTGTLEIGKDADIILLDIPNLAYMFYHFGINHVTDVIKKGKVVVKNKTIQRGRK; encoded by the coding sequence ATGGGTCGAATAAATATGATTTCAAATGCCTTTGTCGCAGTCAAAGACGGAAAAATTTTAGATGTAAATTCAGGCGATTTTAAAAACTACATCAATTTTTCGACTAAACTTATTGATGCAAATCACAAAATTTGCCTCCCAGGATTCATAGATTCACATACTCATCTCGTTCACGCTGGTTCTAGAGAAGATGAGTTTGAAAAATTGAAAAAAGGAGTTCCATATCTTGAGATTTTAAAAAATGGCGGTGGTATTTTAGGTACGGTTGATAAAACTAGACATGCAACTTTTGAACAACTTTTTGATCAAGCTTACAAATCTTTAGATACTATGCTAACTTTTGGTGTAACAACAATTGAAGGTAAAAGTGGATATGGTCTTTGTCTTGAAACTGAGTTGAAACAACTAAAAGTTATGTATGAATTAAATCGAAAACATCCAATAGATATCATATCTACATACATGGGTGCACATGCTGTACCTAGAGAATATGAGCATAATAAAAAATCTTACATTGAAAAAATGAAGGAAGATTTAGTCTATATCAAATCTTCAAATTTGACAAATTATGTTGATGTCTTTTGTGAAACTGGAGTTTTTGATATTGAAGAATCTAAAGATATTTTAAAGTCTGCTTTAGATTTAGGTTTCAAAATTAAACTTCATGCGGATGAAATTGATCCTCTTGGAGGAGCAGGTTTAGGTGTAGAATTAGGAGCTACTAGTGTTGATCATTTAATGGCTATTAGTCCTAAAGATATTAAAGTACTTGCTCAATCAAATACAATCGCAAACATATTGCCAGGTACTTCTTTTTATCTAAATAAACCATTTGCAAATGCACGAGCTATGATTGATCAAGGATGTGCATTATCCATATCTTCAGATTATAATCCTGGTAGTTGTCCAACTGAAAACTTCCAATTAATATGTCAACTTTCAGCTAATCATTTAAAGATGTCACCTGAAGAAATACTAAATGCAGTCACAGTAAATGCTGCTTATCATCTAGGTTTATCTGAAAATACAGGTACATTAGAAATCGGAAAAGATGCAGATATTATTTTATTAGATATCCCAAATCTTGCATATATGTTTTATCATTTCGGTATTAATCATGTTACAGATGTTATTAAAAAAGGTAAGGTCGTCGTAAAAAATAAAACAATTCAAAGGGGAAGAAAATGA
- the ftcD gene encoding glutamate formimidoyltransferase translates to MKKIVQCVPNFSEGIKKDIIEKIVEPLKNRSGFKLISYESDEDYNRTVVTLIGDPNDMIKPLIEFFEQALIHIDMNHQKGEHPRMGAVDVVPFIPIENITLDECVEVAKSLSQHISDKFGIPIFLYAKAATQENRISLPTIRKGEFEGMKEKLKDEEWKPDFGKPDVHKTFGVTAIGVRTPLIAYNIDLDTDDMEIAKKLARTIRQSSGGFQYVQAGPAFLKDRGHVQVTMNILDFKKNPIYRIYEMIQMEALRYKVKISSSEIIGLCPYNAIFSSLKYYLSLNSLNIPKKLSFDDIIIDAKKYLKLRDFDKNKIIEYHIEGIL, encoded by the coding sequence ATGAAAAAAATAGTTCAGTGCGTTCCTAATTTTTCTGAAGGTATAAAAAAAGATATCATTGAAAAAATTGTTGAACCTTTAAAAAATAGATCTGGATTTAAATTAATATCTTATGAATCAGATGAGGATTATAATCGAACAGTGGTTACGTTAATCGGAGACCCAAATGATATGATTAAACCTCTTATAGAATTTTTCGAACAAGCACTCATTCATATTGATATGAATCATCAAAAAGGAGAGCATCCAAGAATGGGTGCTGTCGATGTGGTTCCATTTATTCCTATAGAAAATATAACACTTGATGAATGTGTGGAAGTTGCAAAAAGTTTAAGTCAACACATATCTGATAAATTTGGAATCCCAATATTCTTATATGCTAAAGCTGCAACTCAAGAAAACAGAATCAGTCTTCCTACAATTCGAAAAGGTGAGTTTGAAGGTATGAAAGAAAAACTAAAAGATGAAGAATGGAAACCTGATTTTGGAAAACCTGATGTTCATAAAACTTTTGGTGTAACAGCCATCGGAGTAAGAACTCCTTTGATTGCATATAACATAGATTTAGACACTGATGATATGGAGATTGCAAAAAAACTTGCAAGAACTATACGACAATCAAGTGGAGGTTTTCAATATGTTCAAGCAGGTCCAGCATTTTTAAAAGATAGAGGACATGTCCAAGTTACAATGAACATTTTAGACTTCAAAAAGAACCCAATTTATAGAATTTACGAAATGATACAAATGGAAGCTTTAAGATATAAAGTAAAAATTAGTTCATCTGAAATTATTGGTTTATGTCCTTATAATGCGATTTTTAGCTCTTTGAAGTACTATTTAAGCCTAAATTCCTTAAATATTCCAAAAAAATTAAGTTTTGATGACATTATTATAGATGCAAAAAAATATTTAAAATTACGAGACTTTGATAAAAATAAAATTATTGAGTATCATATAGAGGGTATATTATGA
- a CDS encoding urocanate hydratase: MNNSISLADIFDKLPDYPKFNKDIRRAPKREMTLNEGEIKLALKNALRYIPNKWHDICAPEFLDELLTRGRIYGYRFRPKGHIKGRAIDTYVGNTIEGKAFQVMIDNNLDFDVALYPYELVTYGETGQVCQNWMQYLLIKKYLEIMTDHQTLSILSGHPLGLFLSAKDAPRVVLTNGLMVGAYDNIAQFNRAQALGVANYGQMTAGGFMYIGPQGIVHGTYQTLLNAGRLKLNIPNEQNLSGKLFVSSGLGGMSGAQGKAIEIAGGVGIIAEVDPSRIKTRFEQHWVSKIAYTPKEAFQLASTYQKNKEAVAIAYQGNIVELLEYANKENIHIDLLSDQTSCHAVYDGGYCPMDISFEQRTSLLNTNKDLFIKKVNETLHRHYLAIKKLTEKGTYFFDYGNSFLKALYDSGLTAICKNHKDDLDGFIYPSYVEDLMGPLLFDYGYGPFRWVCLSGKDEDLDLTDKIAASLIDPTQRFQDKDNYDWIVNAKSNHLVVGTKARILYQDAYGRLKIALAFNDLVREKKTGPIMLGRDHHDTGGTDSPFRETANIKDGSNIMADMATHVALGNALRGMSLVSLHNGGGVGIGKAINGGYGMVLDGSKRVDDILKRALIYDVMAGVARRSWARNKNAIETVEKFNALGEDHHITEPFIINEKLLNDILKKKGITT; the protein is encoded by the coding sequence ATGAACAATAGTATTAGTTTAGCAGATATATTTGATAAACTTCCTGACTATCCAAAATTTAATAAAGACATAAGAAGAGCACCAAAACGTGAAATGACATTAAATGAAGGTGAAATTAAACTCGCATTAAAAAATGCATTAAGATATATACCTAATAAATGGCATGATATATGTGCTCCTGAATTTCTAGATGAACTTCTGACAAGAGGTAGAATTTATGGATATCGATTTAGACCAAAAGGTCATATCAAAGGTAGAGCCATTGATACTTATGTCGGTAACACTATAGAAGGCAAAGCTTTTCAAGTCATGATTGATAACAACCTTGATTTTGATGTTGCGCTTTACCCGTATGAATTGGTTACTTATGGAGAGACCGGGCAAGTGTGTCAAAACTGGATGCAATATCTTTTAATTAAAAAATATCTAGAAATTATGACTGATCATCAAACATTATCCATTTTATCTGGGCACCCTTTAGGATTATTTTTATCTGCTAAAGATGCACCAAGAGTTGTTTTAACAAATGGACTTATGGTTGGAGCTTATGATAATATAGCACAATTTAATAGAGCACAAGCATTAGGTGTAGCAAATTACGGTCAAATGACTGCTGGTGGATTCATGTATATTGGACCACAAGGTATTGTCCATGGAACTTATCAAACACTACTTAATGCTGGTAGATTAAAATTAAATATTCCTAACGAACAAAACCTTTCTGGAAAATTATTTGTATCCTCTGGTTTAGGTGGTATGAGTGGCGCTCAAGGAAAGGCTATAGAAATTGCAGGTGGGGTTGGTATCATTGCAGAAGTTGATCCTTCAAGGATTAAAACAAGATTTGAACAACACTGGGTTTCTAAAATTGCATATACTCCTAAAGAAGCTTTTCAGCTTGCGTCAACTTATCAGAAAAACAAAGAAGCTGTAGCCATTGCATATCAAGGTAATATTGTAGAATTATTAGAGTATGCGAATAAAGAAAATATCCATATAGATCTACTTAGTGATCAAACAAGTTGTCACGCAGTCTATGATGGTGGATATTGTCCAATGGATATATCTTTTGAACAGAGAACTAGTTTGTTAAATACAAATAAAGATTTATTCATTAAAAAAGTAAATGAAACTCTGCATAGACATTATCTTGCAATTAAGAAATTAACAGAAAAAGGCACTTATTTTTTTGATTACGGAAATAGTTTTTTAAAAGCTTTGTATGATTCTGGATTAACAGCTATTTGTAAAAACCATAAAGATGATTTAGATGGATTTATATATCCTTCCTATGTTGAAGACTTAATGGGTCCACTTCTTTTTGATTATGGATATGGTCCTTTTAGATGGGTATGTTTATCTGGCAAAGATGAAGACCTTGATTTAACTGATAAAATCGCAGCTAGTCTAATAGATCCTACTCAAAGGTTCCAAGATAAAGATAATTATGATTGGATCGTAAATGCTAAATCTAATCATTTAGTTGTTGGAACTAAAGCTAGAATTTTATATCAAGATGCATATGGAAGATTAAAAATTGCATTAGCATTTAATGATCTAGTTAGAGAAAAGAAAACTGGCCCGATCATGTTAGGTAGAGATCACCATGATACCGGTGGAACAGATAGTCCTTTTAGAGAAACTGCAAATATAAAAGATGGTTCAAATATCATGGCAGACATGGCGACTCATGTTGCACTTGGAAATGCATTAAGAGGTATGAGTTTAGTATCCTTGCACAATGGTGGTGGAGTTGGAATTGGAAAAGCAATCAATGGTGGATATGGTATGGTCTTAGATGGTTCTAAGAGAGTTGATGATATTTTGAAACGCGCTTTAATTTATGATGTCATGGCCGGAGTTGCTAGACGTTCTTGGGCAAGAAATAAAAATGCTATTGAAACTGTAGAAAAATTTAACGCCTTGGGTGAAGACCATCATATTACAGAACCTTTTATAATTAATGAAAAACTCTTAAATGATATTTTGAAAAAGAAAGGAATTACAACATGA
- the hutH gene encoding histidine ammonia-lyase translates to MIILDGHTLTLKQLVSAARHHEPVKLSKKSIELVNKASSFVLELANSDKPVYGINTGFGDLANVQIDKDKLSLIQLNLLKSHACGVGDPLNEESVRAMLVLRINALIQGFSGTRLETINLMITFLNKNIIPVVFEKGSLGASGDLALLSHMSLPLLGLGEVFYKGKRMPASKALKLADIKPLDHLAPKEGLSLINGTQGMSAIGALVLYDAFRLIKYANLSLSLTMEALEGIMDAFDPKVHQVRHHLGQIRIAKDVSLGLSGSLNVSHQCEKRVQDAYSIRCAPQVHGASLAAFWHVSDIINNEMNAVTDNPILFLEEQQVLSAGNFHGQPLALGFDYLGIAIAELANISERRIERLVNPKLNNGLPPFLTACSGVNSGFMITQYTAASLVSENKVLAHPASVDSIPSSANQEDHVSMGSISTRKARTILENTSKVIALEIFAATQALHFRGSDKLGVKTKIAFDLFSKHIPFIESDEIMYPHIHKIESLIKDETVFDTIFEGDDTYEQ, encoded by the coding sequence ATGATTATATTAGATGGTCACACGCTGACCTTAAAGCAGTTGGTCTCAGCAGCAAGACATCATGAACCCGTTAAACTATCTAAAAAGAGTATTGAATTAGTTAACAAAGCTAGTTCTTTTGTTTTAGAACTTGCCAATTCAGATAAACCAGTTTATGGTATTAACACTGGCTTTGGAGATTTAGCTAATGTTCAAATCGATAAAGATAAATTATCTTTGATTCAATTAAATTTATTAAAGAGTCATGCTTGTGGTGTTGGGGATCCTTTAAATGAGGAAAGCGTAAGAGCAATGTTGGTTTTACGAATTAATGCACTTATTCAAGGATTTAGTGGAACTCGTTTAGAAACAATAAATTTAATGATTACTTTTTTAAATAAAAACATCATACCTGTAGTTTTTGAAAAAGGAAGCCTTGGTGCAAGCGGTGATTTAGCATTACTTTCTCATATGAGTCTGCCTCTTTTAGGACTTGGTGAAGTTTTTTATAAAGGCAAAAGAATGCCTGCATCAAAAGCTTTAAAACTTGCAGATATAAAACCACTAGATCATTTAGCTCCTAAAGAAGGGTTAAGCTTAATAAATGGTACTCAAGGGATGTCTGCTATAGGAGCACTTGTGCTCTATGATGCATTTAGATTAATTAAATACGCTAATTTATCCCTATCTTTAACAATGGAAGCCTTAGAAGGTATTATGGATGCCTTTGATCCAAAGGTTCATCAAGTTAGACATCATTTAGGGCAAATAAGAATTGCTAAAGATGTTTCTTTGGGCTTATCAGGTAGTTTAAATGTTTCTCATCAATGTGAAAAAAGAGTTCAAGATGCATATTCTATTAGATGTGCGCCTCAAGTCCACGGTGCATCATTAGCTGCTTTTTGGCATGTTTCAGACATTATAAATAATGAAATGAATGCAGTTACGGATAACCCTATTTTATTCTTAGAAGAGCAACAGGTGCTAAGTGCAGGAAACTTTCATGGTCAACCCTTAGCTTTAGGTTTTGATTATTTAGGTATAGCGATTGCTGAACTAGCCAACATTAGCGAAAGACGTATTGAAAGACTTGTGAATCCTAAATTAAATAACGGACTACCACCGTTTTTAACAGCTTGTTCAGGTGTGAATTCTGGATTTATGATTACACAATATACAGCGGCTTCATTGGTAAGTGAAAATAAAGTTCTTGCTCATCCTGCATCAGTTGATTCAATTCCTTCTTCTGCAAATCAAGAAGATCATGTATCAATGGGTTCAATCTCAACTAGAAAGGCTAGAACTATATTAGAAAATACAAGTAAAGTTATCGCTTTAGAAATATTTGCGGCAACTCAAGCTCTACATTTTAGAGGTAGTGACAAATTAGGGGTAAAAACTAAAATAGCTTTTGACTTATTCTCTAAACATATACCTTTTATAGAATCTGATGAAATCATGTATCCTCATATTCACAAAATAGAATCGCTTATAAAGGATGAAACAGTATTTGATACTATCTTTGAAGGAGATGATACCTATGAACAATAG
- a CDS encoding fumarate hydratase — protein sequence MRKIEAQNITNLVKELALDANCNLGTSFMDLLREKIKLEKSNIGKNVLEQIVENDEIAKNEGAPMCQDTGLVVCFAEVGYDVHIIGDLYEAINQGVREAYDEGFFRKSVVDNPFTRKNTGDNTPAITHVKLVPGDQIKITLAPKGGGSENMSLVKMLTPAEGIEGIKKLVLHTIFYAGGKPCPPLIVGIGVGGNLEKSALLAKEAILREVDDINPDLYLRKLEEEILDDINKLGVGPMGFGGSTTALAVKINTYPCHIASLPVAINLQCHASRHKTGVI from the coding sequence ATGCGAAAAATAGAAGCTCAAAATATAACAAATTTGGTAAAAGAACTGGCATTAGATGCTAATTGTAATCTAGGAACATCTTTTATGGATTTGTTACGAGAAAAAATTAAATTAGAAAAATCTAATATAGGTAAAAATGTATTAGAACAGATTGTTGAAAATGACGAGATAGCAAAAAATGAAGGTGCACCCATGTGTCAAGATACAGGTCTTGTTGTTTGTTTTGCAGAAGTTGGATATGATGTTCATATTATAGGTGATCTGTATGAAGCCATCAATCAAGGTGTTAGAGAAGCATATGATGAAGGCTTTTTTAGAAAATCTGTTGTAGATAATCCTTTTACCAGAAAGAATACAGGTGATAACACACCCGCTATTACGCATGTTAAATTAGTGCCTGGTGATCAAATAAAAATCACTCTTGCTCCAAAAGGTGGAGGTAGTGAAAATATGAGTTTGGTTAAGATGTTAACTCCAGCGGAAGGTATTGAAGGTATAAAAAAATTAGTATTACACACTATTTTTTATGCTGGAGGAAAACCTTGTCCACCATTAATCGTAGGCATTGGAGTTGGTGGGAACTTAGAAAAATCTGCTTTACTTGCAAAAGAAGCTATTTTAAGAGAAGTGGATGATATTAATCCTGATCTATATTTAAGAAAATTAGAAGAAGAAATACTTGATGATATTAATAAATTGGGAGTTGGCCCTATGGGATTTGGTGGTTCTACAACCGCATTAGCGGTAAAGATTAACACATATCCTTGTCACATCGCTTCTTTACCTGTAGCAATCAATTTACAATGTCATGCTTCAAGACATAAGACGGGGGTTATATGA
- a CDS encoding Fe-S-containing hydro-lyase, whose protein sequence is MMHITTPITFKDIKKMHAGDMVYISGIIYTGRDQAHKKMVEAIEQNKKLPFDFEGQVIYYVGPTPAKEGRPIGSCGPTSSYRMDPYSLTLMKKGLKVMIGKGDRSDEFIKDMIDQKAIYLQAVGGAGALLSKKVITSEVIAYEELGPEAIYKLEVKDFPVTVTYDIYGGNLVKDEVNKYRTIEI, encoded by the coding sequence ATGATGCACATAACAACGCCGATAACATTTAAAGATATAAAAAAAATGCACGCAGGTGATATGGTATACATATCAGGAATTATTTATACGGGTAGAGATCAAGCACATAAAAAAATGGTAGAAGCTATTGAGCAAAATAAGAAGCTACCATTTGATTTTGAAGGTCAAGTAATTTATTATGTTGGACCTACACCGGCAAAAGAAGGTAGACCAATTGGTTCATGCGGACCAACATCTAGTTATAGAATGGATCCATATAGTCTTACACTCATGAAAAAAGGGCTAAAGGTGATGATAGGCAAAGGCGATCGAAGTGATGAGTTCATCAAAGATATGATTGACCAAAAGGCTATATATCTGCAAGCAGTTGGTGGAGCTGGAGCGCTATTGTCAAAGAAAGTCATAACAAGTGAAGTCATAGCTTATGAAGAATTGGGACCAGAAGCTATTTATAAGTTAGAAGTTAAAGATTTTCCTGTAACAGTTACATATGATATATATGGTGGGAATCTTGTAAAAGATGAAGTTAATAAATATAGAACTATTGAAATATAA
- a CDS encoding triphosphoribosyl-dephospho-CoA synthase produces the protein MNDSILIAREKRFEYITELSKTYPSIIVLKANTPGPDKNRYSSFFLIDQFNRIIESKFQFDFKTLKKGFDGPYYVYAFSTILSKDTKLELIDIENTNMLGRLIDIDLYINAKMISRSNFEIDLRGCMICNHSAIDCMRNKRHSVEEILNHIDARILYYLNLSIGPIIKSAMYDELNLDDKFGLVTPTSSGSHTDMDYAIMIKSIDILNPYFLDMFELGFKFEDEKILFQKARIIGINAERDMLNNSNGINTYKGLIYILGFVLLALGYIVKHNKPFDSIFSRIKDLSKDVLNDFKNDINSAGVNAYKNYQIKGIRGEVHDGLPTVQNALNYFEKLDSSNPINFHHILLYFIMHSQDTILLKRSKTLDRYLQIKAMSKQVDPYNEKDIKDFTAYCIKNHISFGGSADLFIVFQFLNKIKLFLK, from the coding sequence ATGAATGATTCCATCTTAATTGCTAGAGAAAAACGATTCGAATATATTACTGAATTATCAAAAACTTATCCAAGTATCATTGTCTTAAAAGCAAATACACCAGGACCTGATAAAAATAGATATTCCAGTTTTTTTCTGATTGATCAATTTAATCGCATCATTGAAAGTAAATTTCAATTTGATTTTAAAACACTGAAAAAGGGCTTTGATGGGCCCTATTATGTTTATGCCTTTTCAACTATTCTATCTAAGGATACTAAGTTAGAACTTATTGATATTGAAAATACTAATATGCTAGGTAGACTTATTGATATTGATTTATACATCAATGCTAAGATGATATCAAGAAGTAATTTTGAGATTGATTTGAGAGGTTGTATGATTTGCAATCATTCGGCAATTGATTGTATGAGAAACAAACGCCATAGCGTTGAAGAGATCTTAAATCATATCGATGCTCGCATATTGTATTATCTAAACTTATCTATAGGTCCTATCATCAAAAGCGCAATGTATGATGAATTGAATTTAGATGATAAATTTGGATTGGTTACACCAACCTCTTCTGGATCACATACTGATATGGACTATGCTATAATGATTAAATCCATTGATATCTTAAATCCATATTTTTTAGATATGTTTGAACTTGGCTTTAAGTTTGAAGATGAAAAAATATTATTTCAAAAAGCTAGAATCATAGGTATAAATGCTGAACGAGATATGTTAAATAATTCCAATGGTATTAATACTTATAAAGGATTAATTTACATACTTGGTTTTGTACTTCTAGCATTAGGTTATATCGTTAAGCATAACAAGCCATTTGATAGTATATTTTCTAGAATTAAAGATCTCTCAAAAGATGTATTAAATGACTTTAAAAATGATATCAATTCTGCAGGTGTTAATGCTTATAAAAATTATCAAATTAAAGGTATTAGAGGTGAGGTTCATGATGGACTTCCAACAGTTCAAAATGCTTTAAATTATTTTGAAAAACTCGATAGTTCAAACCCTATAAACTTTCATCATATATTGTTATATTTCATCATGCATTCACAAGATACAATTCTTCTAAAACGTAGTAAAACCTTAGATCGTTATTTACAAATAAAAGCAATGTCGAAACAAGTTGATCCCTATAATGAAAAAGACATCAAAGACTTTACAGCATATTGCATCAAAAATCATATAAGTTTTGGTGGATCAGCAGATTTGTTTATCGTCTTCCAGTTTTTAAATAAAATTAAATTATTTCTAAAATAA